From Onychostoma macrolepis isolate SWU-2019 chromosome 05, ASM1243209v1, whole genome shotgun sequence, one genomic window encodes:
- the hinfp gene encoding histone H4 transcription factor isoform X2 — translation MFEVFAKDGGPHIVLYIQCCRMPPSGKRALRREELQLELACEWGSCQETFDRMQEFCQHVEKHYKATVDSETDLPEEEHNCLWRDCGFCSVEGNAELLRHLFFHCYHTKLKQWGLAILKGHSDMGACSVGLHNRNIVPEVQENFLCLWEHCEMSMDNPEWFYRHVEMHAHCLEANEDNVLFCGWKDCEASFKGRFKLREHMRSHTQEKLVACPTCGGMFANNTKFFDHIRRQTSIEGQRFQCSHCSKRFATERLLRDHMRNHVNHYKCPLCDMTCPSPSSLRNHIKFRHSNEKPYSCDYCEYSCKNLIDLRKHLDTHSSEPAYRCDFADCDYSTRSLYSIKNHYKRVHEGDYTPRYKCHVCEQCFTRGNNLTAHLRKKHQFKWPSGHPRFRYKEHEDGFMRLQLIRYESVELTEQLMRERQGEGDSSESSQQNAQPGEELEETGPLSTMGGNTEAGIRKEGVDVCRTQENTESVFLVLTAGTSAETDSTREGAVLHQLQDTAQQLGMEVV, via the exons ATGTTTGAAGTATTCGCAAAAG ACGGAGGACCACACATTGTGCTTTACATTCAGTGCTGCAGGATGCCCCCGTCGGGTAAACGCGCCCTGCGCAGAGAGGAGCTGCAGCTGGAGCTGGCGTGTGAGTGGGGCTCGTGTCAGGAGACGTTTGACAGGATGCAGGAGTTTTGCCAGCACGTGGAGAAACATTATAAAGCTACCGTGGACAGTGAGACAGACTTACCAG AAGAGGAGCATAACTGTCTGTGGAGAGACTGTGGCTTCTGCTCAGTGGAAGGAAATGCAGAGCTTCTTAGACACCTGTTCTTCCATTGCTACCATACCAAGTTGAAGCAATGGGGTCTTGCTATACTCAAGGGCCACAGTGACATGGGTGCCTGTTCGGTCGGCCTCCATAACCGCAACATTGTGCCTGAGGTCCAAGAGAACTTCCTTTGTCTTTGGGAGCACTGTGAG ATGTCTATGGATAATCCGGAGTGGTTCTACAGACATGTGGAGATGCATGCCCATTGTCTTGAGGCTAATGAAGACAATGTGTTGTTCTGTGGCTGGAAAG ACTGCGAGGCCTCTTTCAAGGGCAGGTTTAAGTTGCGAGAGCACATGCGTAGCCACACACAGGAAAAGCTGGTGGCATGTCCGACCTGTGGAGGAATGTTTGCCAACAACACAAAGTTCTTTGACCACATTCGACGGCAAACCTCCATAGAAG GTCAAAGATTTCAGTGTTCTCACTGCTCTAAACGTTTTGCCACTGAGAGGCTGCTGAGAGATCACATGAGGAACCATG TCAACCATTATAAATGTCCACTTTGTGATATGACCTGCCCATCACCATCCTCGCTGAGAAACCACATCAAATTTCGTCATTCCAACGAGAAGCCGTACAGCTGTGACTACTGCGAGTACAG CTGTAAAAACCTGATAGACCTGCGGAAGCATTTAGACACTCACAGCAGTGAGCCAGCGTATCGATGTGACTTCGCCGACTGTGACTACTCTACTCGCTCACTTTACTCAATCAAGAACCACTACAAACGTGTTCATGAG GGAGATTACACTCCTCGCTATAAGTGTCACGTGTGTGAGCAGTGCTTCACCCGGGGGAACAACCTCACTGCCCATTTACGCAAGAAACATCAGTTCAAATGGCCGTCAGGACACCCGAGGTTTAG GTATAAAGAGCATGAAGATGGCTTCATGCGCCTGCAGCTAATCCGCTATGAGAGCGTGGAGCTGACAGAGCAGCTGATGCGGGAGCGACAAGGAGAAGGGGACAGCAGTGAGTCCAGCCAGCAGAACGCCCAGCCCGGTGAAGAACTGGAGGAGACGGGGCCCCTCAGCACCATGGGTGGAAATACAGAGGCAGGAATAAGAAAGGAGGGAGTGGATGTCTGTAGGACACAGGAAAATACAGAAAGTGTGTTCTTGGTGTTAACAGCTGGCACCTCTGCAGAAACAGACTCTACAAGGGAGGGGGCCGTATTGCATCAGCTACAGGACACTGCCCAACAGCTGGGCATGGAGGTGGTTTAA
- the hinfp gene encoding histone H4 transcription factor isoform X3: MGKKVRKCLKYSQKCCRMPPSGKRALRREELQLELACEWGSCQETFDRMQEFCQHVEKHYKATVDSETDLPEEEHNCLWRDCGFCSVEGNAELLRHLFFHCYHTKLKQWGLAILKGHSDMGACSVGLHNRNIVPEVQENFLCLWEHCEMSMDNPEWFYRHVEMHAHCLEANEDNVLFCGWKDCEASFKGRFKLREHMRSHTQEKLVACPTCGGMFANNTKFFDHIRRQTSIEGQRFQCSHCSKRFATERLLRDHMRNHVNHYKCPLCDMTCPSPSSLRNHIKFRHSNEKPYSCDYCEYSCKNLIDLRKHLDTHSSEPAYRCDFADCDYSTRSLYSIKNHYKRVHEGDYTPRYKCHVCEQCFTRGNNLTAHLRKKHQFKWPSGHPRFRYKEHEDGFMRLQLIRYESVELTEQLMRERQGEGDSSESSQQNAQPGEELEETGPLSTMGGNTEAGIRKEGVDVCRTQENTESVFLVLTAGTSAETDSTREGAVLHQLQDTAQQLGMEVV; encoded by the exons ATGGGAAAAAAAGTAAGGAAATGTTTGAAGTATTCGCAAAAG TGCTGCAGGATGCCCCCGTCGGGTAAACGCGCCCTGCGCAGAGAGGAGCTGCAGCTGGAGCTGGCGTGTGAGTGGGGCTCGTGTCAGGAGACGTTTGACAGGATGCAGGAGTTTTGCCAGCACGTGGAGAAACATTATAAAGCTACCGTGGACAGTGAGACAGACTTACCAG AAGAGGAGCATAACTGTCTGTGGAGAGACTGTGGCTTCTGCTCAGTGGAAGGAAATGCAGAGCTTCTTAGACACCTGTTCTTCCATTGCTACCATACCAAGTTGAAGCAATGGGGTCTTGCTATACTCAAGGGCCACAGTGACATGGGTGCCTGTTCGGTCGGCCTCCATAACCGCAACATTGTGCCTGAGGTCCAAGAGAACTTCCTTTGTCTTTGGGAGCACTGTGAG ATGTCTATGGATAATCCGGAGTGGTTCTACAGACATGTGGAGATGCATGCCCATTGTCTTGAGGCTAATGAAGACAATGTGTTGTTCTGTGGCTGGAAAG ACTGCGAGGCCTCTTTCAAGGGCAGGTTTAAGTTGCGAGAGCACATGCGTAGCCACACACAGGAAAAGCTGGTGGCATGTCCGACCTGTGGAGGAATGTTTGCCAACAACACAAAGTTCTTTGACCACATTCGACGGCAAACCTCCATAGAAG GTCAAAGATTTCAGTGTTCTCACTGCTCTAAACGTTTTGCCACTGAGAGGCTGCTGAGAGATCACATGAGGAACCATG TCAACCATTATAAATGTCCACTTTGTGATATGACCTGCCCATCACCATCCTCGCTGAGAAACCACATCAAATTTCGTCATTCCAACGAGAAGCCGTACAGCTGTGACTACTGCGAGTACAG CTGTAAAAACCTGATAGACCTGCGGAAGCATTTAGACACTCACAGCAGTGAGCCAGCGTATCGATGTGACTTCGCCGACTGTGACTACTCTACTCGCTCACTTTACTCAATCAAGAACCACTACAAACGTGTTCATGAG GGAGATTACACTCCTCGCTATAAGTGTCACGTGTGTGAGCAGTGCTTCACCCGGGGGAACAACCTCACTGCCCATTTACGCAAGAAACATCAGTTCAAATGGCCGTCAGGACACCCGAGGTTTAG GTATAAAGAGCATGAAGATGGCTTCATGCGCCTGCAGCTAATCCGCTATGAGAGCGTGGAGCTGACAGAGCAGCTGATGCGGGAGCGACAAGGAGAAGGGGACAGCAGTGAGTCCAGCCAGCAGAACGCCCAGCCCGGTGAAGAACTGGAGGAGACGGGGCCCCTCAGCACCATGGGTGGAAATACAGAGGCAGGAATAAGAAAGGAGGGAGTGGATGTCTGTAGGACACAGGAAAATACAGAAAGTGTGTTCTTGGTGTTAACAGCTGGCACCTCTGCAGAAACAGACTCTACAAGGGAGGGGGCCGTATTGCATCAGCTACAGGACACTGCCCAACAGCTGGGCATGGAGGTGGTTTAA
- the hinfp gene encoding histone H4 transcription factor isoform X1, which translates to MFEVFAKEDGGPHIVLYIQCCRMPPSGKRALRREELQLELACEWGSCQETFDRMQEFCQHVEKHYKATVDSETDLPEEEHNCLWRDCGFCSVEGNAELLRHLFFHCYHTKLKQWGLAILKGHSDMGACSVGLHNRNIVPEVQENFLCLWEHCEMSMDNPEWFYRHVEMHAHCLEANEDNVLFCGWKDCEASFKGRFKLREHMRSHTQEKLVACPTCGGMFANNTKFFDHIRRQTSIEGQRFQCSHCSKRFATERLLRDHMRNHVNHYKCPLCDMTCPSPSSLRNHIKFRHSNEKPYSCDYCEYSCKNLIDLRKHLDTHSSEPAYRCDFADCDYSTRSLYSIKNHYKRVHEGDYTPRYKCHVCEQCFTRGNNLTAHLRKKHQFKWPSGHPRFRYKEHEDGFMRLQLIRYESVELTEQLMRERQGEGDSSESSQQNAQPGEELEETGPLSTMGGNTEAGIRKEGVDVCRTQENTESVFLVLTAGTSAETDSTREGAVLHQLQDTAQQLGMEVV; encoded by the exons ATGTTTGAAGTATTCGCAAAAG AAGACGGAGGACCACACATTGTGCTTTACATTCAGTGCTGCAGGATGCCCCCGTCGGGTAAACGCGCCCTGCGCAGAGAGGAGCTGCAGCTGGAGCTGGCGTGTGAGTGGGGCTCGTGTCAGGAGACGTTTGACAGGATGCAGGAGTTTTGCCAGCACGTGGAGAAACATTATAAAGCTACCGTGGACAGTGAGACAGACTTACCAG AAGAGGAGCATAACTGTCTGTGGAGAGACTGTGGCTTCTGCTCAGTGGAAGGAAATGCAGAGCTTCTTAGACACCTGTTCTTCCATTGCTACCATACCAAGTTGAAGCAATGGGGTCTTGCTATACTCAAGGGCCACAGTGACATGGGTGCCTGTTCGGTCGGCCTCCATAACCGCAACATTGTGCCTGAGGTCCAAGAGAACTTCCTTTGTCTTTGGGAGCACTGTGAG ATGTCTATGGATAATCCGGAGTGGTTCTACAGACATGTGGAGATGCATGCCCATTGTCTTGAGGCTAATGAAGACAATGTGTTGTTCTGTGGCTGGAAAG ACTGCGAGGCCTCTTTCAAGGGCAGGTTTAAGTTGCGAGAGCACATGCGTAGCCACACACAGGAAAAGCTGGTGGCATGTCCGACCTGTGGAGGAATGTTTGCCAACAACACAAAGTTCTTTGACCACATTCGACGGCAAACCTCCATAGAAG GTCAAAGATTTCAGTGTTCTCACTGCTCTAAACGTTTTGCCACTGAGAGGCTGCTGAGAGATCACATGAGGAACCATG TCAACCATTATAAATGTCCACTTTGTGATATGACCTGCCCATCACCATCCTCGCTGAGAAACCACATCAAATTTCGTCATTCCAACGAGAAGCCGTACAGCTGTGACTACTGCGAGTACAG CTGTAAAAACCTGATAGACCTGCGGAAGCATTTAGACACTCACAGCAGTGAGCCAGCGTATCGATGTGACTTCGCCGACTGTGACTACTCTACTCGCTCACTTTACTCAATCAAGAACCACTACAAACGTGTTCATGAG GGAGATTACACTCCTCGCTATAAGTGTCACGTGTGTGAGCAGTGCTTCACCCGGGGGAACAACCTCACTGCCCATTTACGCAAGAAACATCAGTTCAAATGGCCGTCAGGACACCCGAGGTTTAG GTATAAAGAGCATGAAGATGGCTTCATGCGCCTGCAGCTAATCCGCTATGAGAGCGTGGAGCTGACAGAGCAGCTGATGCGGGAGCGACAAGGAGAAGGGGACAGCAGTGAGTCCAGCCAGCAGAACGCCCAGCCCGGTGAAGAACTGGAGGAGACGGGGCCCCTCAGCACCATGGGTGGAAATACAGAGGCAGGAATAAGAAAGGAGGGAGTGGATGTCTGTAGGACACAGGAAAATACAGAAAGTGTGTTCTTGGTGTTAACAGCTGGCACCTCTGCAGAAACAGACTCTACAAGGGAGGGGGCCGTATTGCATCAGCTACAGGACACTGCCCAACAGCTGGGCATGGAGGTGGTTTAA
- the hinfp gene encoding histone H4 transcription factor isoform X4 produces the protein MPPSGKRALRREELQLELACEWGSCQETFDRMQEFCQHVEKHYKATVDSETDLPEEEHNCLWRDCGFCSVEGNAELLRHLFFHCYHTKLKQWGLAILKGHSDMGACSVGLHNRNIVPEVQENFLCLWEHCEMSMDNPEWFYRHVEMHAHCLEANEDNVLFCGWKDCEASFKGRFKLREHMRSHTQEKLVACPTCGGMFANNTKFFDHIRRQTSIEGQRFQCSHCSKRFATERLLRDHMRNHVNHYKCPLCDMTCPSPSSLRNHIKFRHSNEKPYSCDYCEYSCKNLIDLRKHLDTHSSEPAYRCDFADCDYSTRSLYSIKNHYKRVHEGDYTPRYKCHVCEQCFTRGNNLTAHLRKKHQFKWPSGHPRFRYKEHEDGFMRLQLIRYESVELTEQLMRERQGEGDSSESSQQNAQPGEELEETGPLSTMGGNTEAGIRKEGVDVCRTQENTESVFLVLTAGTSAETDSTREGAVLHQLQDTAQQLGMEVV, from the exons ATGCCCCCGTCGGGTAAACGCGCCCTGCGCAGAGAGGAGCTGCAGCTGGAGCTGGCGTGTGAGTGGGGCTCGTGTCAGGAGACGTTTGACAGGATGCAGGAGTTTTGCCAGCACGTGGAGAAACATTATAAAGCTACCGTGGACAGTGAGACAGACTTACCAG AAGAGGAGCATAACTGTCTGTGGAGAGACTGTGGCTTCTGCTCAGTGGAAGGAAATGCAGAGCTTCTTAGACACCTGTTCTTCCATTGCTACCATACCAAGTTGAAGCAATGGGGTCTTGCTATACTCAAGGGCCACAGTGACATGGGTGCCTGTTCGGTCGGCCTCCATAACCGCAACATTGTGCCTGAGGTCCAAGAGAACTTCCTTTGTCTTTGGGAGCACTGTGAG ATGTCTATGGATAATCCGGAGTGGTTCTACAGACATGTGGAGATGCATGCCCATTGTCTTGAGGCTAATGAAGACAATGTGTTGTTCTGTGGCTGGAAAG ACTGCGAGGCCTCTTTCAAGGGCAGGTTTAAGTTGCGAGAGCACATGCGTAGCCACACACAGGAAAAGCTGGTGGCATGTCCGACCTGTGGAGGAATGTTTGCCAACAACACAAAGTTCTTTGACCACATTCGACGGCAAACCTCCATAGAAG GTCAAAGATTTCAGTGTTCTCACTGCTCTAAACGTTTTGCCACTGAGAGGCTGCTGAGAGATCACATGAGGAACCATG TCAACCATTATAAATGTCCACTTTGTGATATGACCTGCCCATCACCATCCTCGCTGAGAAACCACATCAAATTTCGTCATTCCAACGAGAAGCCGTACAGCTGTGACTACTGCGAGTACAG CTGTAAAAACCTGATAGACCTGCGGAAGCATTTAGACACTCACAGCAGTGAGCCAGCGTATCGATGTGACTTCGCCGACTGTGACTACTCTACTCGCTCACTTTACTCAATCAAGAACCACTACAAACGTGTTCATGAG GGAGATTACACTCCTCGCTATAAGTGTCACGTGTGTGAGCAGTGCTTCACCCGGGGGAACAACCTCACTGCCCATTTACGCAAGAAACATCAGTTCAAATGGCCGTCAGGACACCCGAGGTTTAG GTATAAAGAGCATGAAGATGGCTTCATGCGCCTGCAGCTAATCCGCTATGAGAGCGTGGAGCTGACAGAGCAGCTGATGCGGGAGCGACAAGGAGAAGGGGACAGCAGTGAGTCCAGCCAGCAGAACGCCCAGCCCGGTGAAGAACTGGAGGAGACGGGGCCCCTCAGCACCATGGGTGGAAATACAGAGGCAGGAATAAGAAAGGAGGGAGTGGATGTCTGTAGGACACAGGAAAATACAGAAAGTGTGTTCTTGGTGTTAACAGCTGGCACCTCTGCAGAAACAGACTCTACAAGGGAGGGGGCCGTATTGCATCAGCTACAGGACACTGCCCAACAGCTGGGCATGGAGGTGGTTTAA